CCCCCGCTTCGCCAGTTCAAAACCGACATTCAAGGCGCACGCGGTTTTCCCTACTCCGCCTTTCTGATTGGCAAAAATACAGGTTTTTTTCATTGCTCCTCCATGCTGACCATGGAGAAGCGACGGGAGCATTCTCTGTGACAGCGAATAGAATCCGAGGAAAGGTATCTTCAAGGATATTCGAGGCATAGCTAAATCATGTTAAACGAGGAATGCAATAAAAGATAATCACTCTATCAGCCTCCACCGGCGCCGCCAACTTTGATCATATCGAACATGGGCATGTACATGGCAATGAGCGCCCCACCCATGATAACCGCCAGGATGACGATAATGAGCGGTTCCATGATGCTGGTGAGAGTTTCTACGGCGGCGTTTACTTCTTCATCGTAGAAATCCGCGATTTTGCTGAGCATCTGATCCATTCCGCCGGATTCTTCACCTACTGCCACCATCTGGATGACCATGGGAGGAAAAACCCCGGTGGCTTTCATCGGCTCTGTTATTGTTTTTCCTTCGGATATGGCGCTGATCATGCTCTGCAGAGCGCGGCGGATTACCATGTTCGAAGCTGTCTTGGCTGTGATATCGAGCGCTTCTATAATGGATACGCCGCTCGCCAGAAGCGTTCCAAGAGTTCGGGAGAATTGCGCTATACAACTCTTTTTCGTCAGGTCCCCGAATACAGGGACTTTCAACATAAGTTTATCAACATTGTAACGACCTTCCACAGTCTTACTGTATTTCGTAAAAACCACCACAGCCGCAACTATTATTCCGAGAAGCGGCAAAATCTTGGCAGGTGTTTTGAGAAAGTTGGACATATTCACCACAACCTGGGTAGGACCGGGCAGCGGCACCCCGGAATCCATGAACATCTTGGTGAATACCGGAATGACAAAACCAAGGAGAGCAGCGATGGCAAGCACAGAAACAACACTTATCACGATGGGGTACATCATCGCTCCCTTGATTTTCCGTTTCAGGGCCGCAGCTTTTTCGAGAAATGTGGCCAGCCGCAGGAGGATGGTATCAAGGATTCCGCCGATTTCACCGGCTGCGATCATGTTGATAAAGAGTTCCGGGAAAATCTGGGGATGCTTCGCCATGCTGTCAGCGAGAGAGTTTCCGGTTTCCACTCCGGCTGTAACGGCGACGAGCACTTTTTTGAAATTCTTGTTTTCCGTCTGTTCAGAAAGAATGGTGAGACATTGGATAAGCGGAAGTCCCGCCCCTATCATGGCGGAAAACTGCCGCGCAAAATTGGTGATATCCTCCGCTTGTACTCCGGTTCCCAATGAGATGGAGAAGCCTTTGGACTTAGGCTTCACCTTTGTGACAATGATTCCCCGCGACCGCAGGTACTTGAATACATCATCCCGGCTCTGAGCGTTATATTCCCCTTTTACTATCTTGCCGCCCCGTGCTTTGCCCTCATAAATAAATTCCGGCATGGAATATGGCCCCTCGTCAGCTCATTGTTTCGCGGATAACTTCCTCATAATCAACAATACCATTTTTCATCTTCAAAATGGCGTCCGCCCTCAAAGTCATCATACCTTCGTTGATGGCAAGTTCTCTTATTTGTGCGGTGGATCCGTTGTTCAGCACCAGCTCACGGAGGGCCGGGCTCATAAGCATGACCTCATAAGCGCCGGTCCGGCCTTTTTTACCGGTGCCGTTGCACTTCGGGCAGCCAACCGGCCCATGTATCACATCTCCCTCTTGGATTTCCAGAATCTGCCAAAGCTCGCGGGGGACCACGACTGGCCTCTTGCACTCATTGCAGAGTTTTCTAAGGAGGCGCTGAGCCTGGATAAGATTTACCGCAGAAGCCACCTGGAACGGCGCTATTCCCATGTCTATCAAACGGGTAACCGTGCCGGGAGCGTCATTCGTATGCAGGGTGGAAAGAACCAGGTGTCCGGTCAAAGCGGCTTTCACCGCAATGCTTCCGGTATCAAGGTCGCGGATCTCGCCGATCATGATGATGTTCGGATCCTGACGGAGGAAGGCTTTGAGCGCGGCGGCGAATGTCATCCCGACTTCGTTGCGCACCAGAACCTGATTAATCCCGACGAGGTTATATTCCACCGGATCTTCGGCAGTCATGATGTTGACTTCAGTTTTGTTGATACGGCTCAGAGCGGAATAGAGCGTGGTGGTTTTCCCTGATCCGGTGGGTCCGGTAACCAACACCATCCCATAGGGGGATTCTATGGCTTTGATGAAATCTTTAAGCGCTTTTTCAGTGAAACCGAACTTTGTCAAGTCCAGGGTAAGATTTCCCTGGTCGAGAATGCGCATCACGACTTTTTCACCGTAAAGCGTCGGGAGTGTGGAAACCCTGAATTCGACAGACTTATTGGGCATCCGGATCTTGATGCGGCCGTCCTGCGGAATGCGCCGTTCGGAGATATCCAGATCGCTCATGATCTTTAAACGTGAGGTCACCGCCGCCTTGAGCTTGTTGGGGAGGGGAGGCATTTCCATGAGCACGCCATCAAGACGGAAACGGACACGCACCTGTTTTTCGAACGGCTCGATATGGATGTCCGATACTCCCCTTTTCACCGCATCGACGAGGAGCGAGTTCACCAGCCTTACCAGGGGTGCATCATCCGCTCCCACTCCGGCAAGATCTTCTTCTTTCTCCTCCACCACCTCGAATTCGCCGCCCTCGAAATCGTCAAGGATACTTGACATTTCCTCGGTGGTTTTATAAATCTTGTCGATGATGTTACGGATGGAGCTTTCGGTAGCTATATATGCTTCGATTTTGCAGCCGGTAATGAGTCTCAGAGAATCGAGGGCAAAGGTATTCGTAGGATCGGCAATGGCCACTTTCAGTTGTTTTCCTGCTTTTTCAAATGCTATCACCTGAAATTTTACTGCGACTTCTGCCGGAACAATATTAACAATATCCCCATCCAGTTCTTCAAGCTTGAGATCAACCGATTGAACTCCAAGTTGTTTGGCTAGGGCGTCGTTTAATTCCAATTCGTTTACATACCCGAGTTCAATCAGATTGCAGCCAAGATTGCCGCCTTTTTCCCGCTGCCTTTTCAGAGCCTGTTCAAGCTGCTCCACAGTAATCTGCTTGTTTTTTACCAGAAGATTGCCAATCCGCGCGCCAGCCATGTGTCCAAACTCTCCGATGAAAAAGGTACAGATAGAGTGACAGAGACCTGTTACGACAAATAAAAAGTAAGCTATTCAAAGGCTTTTGTCAAGAACAAAGCCATGCGGTATCAGGTTTTTATAAAAGAAACATATCCGAAGGAAACCGGGAGTCAGAAAAATATTTCAAAAATCTTATGCCGTCCCGTGAATCCCTTCAAATCAAAATAACCGATACAGTGTGTTTTGATCTGAGAATCTGATAGAATTATCCGTTGTACAACCTCGGTGATGAAAATACGGTCGATGCGGGGCAGCATGTTTTTTTTAATGCCAATTGCTGTTTGATGCATGGCTTCTGCTTTTACAGATTCCACTCTGAACGCCATGTCAACTGCAAGCCCGCTCCGGTCTCCATCCGGCAGCCTGGTAGTTTCTCCGAAGTGTATTCCCATCATGATATGAATGCCTTTGCTCGATTCCTCCGCCCGCATATCCGTAAGCAAATCCATCGCCACTTTTATAGCCGCCCGCACATTCGAAAAGATGATCATATACCCATCGCCGGTATTTTTGACAAAATCGGCCGGATTTTTTTGCAGTTTTGCATTCAACTTCTCGAGAAGGACATTTTTTACTTTGTCAGCAACACGGTCCCCCATCGCCTGGGCAATATGGGAAGATCCGACAATAT
The sequence above is a segment of the Candidatus Latescibacter sp. genome. Coding sequences within it:
- a CDS encoding type II secretion system F family protein, yielding MPEFIYEGKARGGKIVKGEYNAQSRDDVFKYLRSRGIIVTKVKPKSKGFSISLGTGVQAEDITNFARQFSAMIGAGLPLIQCLTILSEQTENKNFKKVLVAVTAGVETGNSLADSMAKHPQIFPELFINMIAAGEIGGILDTILLRLATFLEKAAALKRKIKGAMMYPIVISVVSVLAIAALLGFVIPVFTKMFMDSGVPLPGPTQVVVNMSNFLKTPAKILPLLGIIVAAVVVFTKYSKTVEGRYNVDKLMLKVPVFGDLTKKSCIAQFSRTLGTLLASGVSIIEALDITAKTASNMVIRRALQSMISAISEGKTITEPMKATGVFPPMVIQMVAVGEESGGMDQMLSKIADFYDEEVNAAVETLTSIMEPLIIVILAVIMGGALIAMYMPMFDMIKVGGAGGG
- the pilB gene encoding type IV-A pilus assembly ATPase PilB; translation: MAGARIGNLLVKNKQITVEQLEQALKRQREKGGNLGCNLIELGYVNELELNDALAKQLGVQSVDLKLEELDGDIVNIVPAEVAVKFQVIAFEKAGKQLKVAIADPTNTFALDSLRLITGCKIEAYIATESSIRNIIDKIYKTTEEMSSILDDFEGGEFEVVEEKEEDLAGVGADDAPLVRLVNSLLVDAVKRGVSDIHIEPFEKQVRVRFRLDGVLMEMPPLPNKLKAAVTSRLKIMSDLDISERRIPQDGRIKIRMPNKSVEFRVSTLPTLYGEKVVMRILDQGNLTLDLTKFGFTEKALKDFIKAIESPYGMVLVTGPTGSGKTTTLYSALSRINKTEVNIMTAEDPVEYNLVGINQVLVRNEVGMTFAAALKAFLRQDPNIIMIGEIRDLDTGSIAVKAALTGHLVLSTLHTNDAPGTVTRLIDMGIAPFQVASAVNLIQAQRLLRKLCNECKRPVVVPRELWQILEIQEGDVIHGPVGCPKCNGTGKKGRTGAYEVMLMSPALRELVLNNGSTAQIRELAINEGMMTLRADAILKMKNGIVDYEEVIRETMS
- a CDS encoding FHA domain-containing protein; amino-acid sequence: MYLFILNGMKEGYRIALTPGVHSIGRSAESIIALPDDKYVSNSHAELHLDSSGLLTLHDLGSRNGTFLLGEIVKEPIEVKPGDIFQIGRTFFKFSRRSADRFIIPDEGMQGNPEAILVIDIVGSSHIAQAMGDRVADKVKNVLLEKLNAKLQKNPADFVKNTGDGYMIIFSNVRAAIKVAMDLLTDMRAEESSKGIHIMMGIHFGETTRLPDGDRSGLAVDMAFRVESVKAEAMHQTAIGIKKNMLPRIDRIFITEVVQRIILSDSQIKTHCIGYFDLKGFTGRHKIFEIFF